A window from Cryobacterium sp. PAMC25264 encodes these proteins:
- a CDS encoding ROK family protein: MSSLEAAERRYRAPSSELAREVLVHGPILRSVLAKRLGLSLATLTRLARPLLDAGLFVEVTEELDGAMGRPAKPLDVRAEARQFLGVKLTGDTAVAVTTDLRAAEGRRAERPLPSHELDDVVAVIVELAEELANEQEFTAIGISVGGQVSDNRVIDRAPFLGWRGVPLADAVEARLGVPVMVENDVVALAAAEHWFGLGRGFSNFAVLTVGAGVGYGLVMHDQVVSTSEAGLGLGGHFPLDPTGPLCFLGHRGCSTAMLTIPSIRAQVEVAIGHPVSYAEVLEMAAAGQPVALAVLRAAGNALGRLIAAVANLAMVEHIVLAGEGLGFLDIVRGEMDAAILADRDPEAARVDVLLDPSGFISWAQGAAAIAIQRTVDTLAAGG; this comes from the coding sequence ATGTCATCCCTTGAGGCCGCTGAACGCCGCTACCGCGCTCCGTCCAGCGAGCTGGCGCGTGAAGTGCTCGTGCACGGCCCGATCCTGCGGAGCGTCCTGGCGAAGCGGTTGGGCCTGTCGTTGGCGACGCTCACCCGTCTGGCGCGACCGCTGCTCGACGCAGGCCTGTTCGTTGAGGTAACCGAAGAACTCGACGGAGCCATGGGCCGTCCGGCCAAGCCGCTGGACGTGCGCGCCGAGGCGCGACAGTTCCTCGGGGTCAAGCTCACCGGTGATACCGCGGTCGCGGTCACGACCGACCTCCGCGCTGCTGAGGGGCGCCGCGCCGAACGCCCGCTGCCGAGCCACGAGCTTGACGATGTCGTGGCGGTGATCGTGGAGCTGGCCGAAGAACTCGCGAACGAGCAGGAGTTCACGGCCATCGGCATCAGCGTCGGCGGACAGGTCTCCGACAACCGCGTGATCGACCGGGCGCCGTTTCTCGGCTGGCGCGGGGTGCCGCTGGCGGACGCCGTCGAGGCGCGGCTCGGTGTGCCGGTCATGGTGGAGAACGATGTGGTGGCCCTCGCCGCCGCAGAGCACTGGTTCGGGCTGGGCCGCGGCTTTTCCAACTTCGCGGTGCTCACCGTGGGCGCCGGCGTGGGCTACGGGCTGGTCATGCACGACCAGGTGGTCAGCACCTCGGAGGCCGGGCTCGGCCTGGGCGGGCACTTCCCGCTCGACCCCACCGGTCCGCTCTGTTTCCTGGGCCACCGGGGCTGCTCGACGGCGATGCTCACCATCCCCAGCATCCGGGCGCAGGTGGAGGTCGCCATTGGGCATCCGGTGAGCTATGCCGAGGTGCTCGAGATGGCCGCGGCCGGCCAGCCGGTGGCCCTCGCGGTGCTGCGCGCCGCGGGTAACGCTCTCGGGCGGCTCATCGCGGCCGTGGCCAACCTCGCCATGGTCGAGCACATCGTGCTTGCGGGCGAGGGCCTGGGCTTTCTCGACATCGTGAGGGGCGAGATGGATGCCGCGATTCTCGCCGACCGCGACCCGGAGGCCGCCCGAGTGGACGTGCTGCTCGACCCCAGCGGCTTCATCTCCTGGGCTCAGGGCGCCGCGGCCATCGCCATCCAACGCACCGTCGACACCCTCGCCGCCGGCGGCTGA
- a CDS encoding alpha-galactosidase, whose product MSQSNTVVHLRNGGTSVIIDVAAPALPVIVHWGADLGDLEAADLDAIVLASLPQRVSGGLDEPARLTLVPQDAAGWQGTPGLTGSRAGRSFSPLLCTTEVSHTPTTLSALATDPDARLTLRAELAVDAAGILSQNLTLTNTGDDDYDLVDLTVTLPVPATATEILDTTGRHLRERTPQRHGFTIGRHQRDSRKGRPGADATLLLAAGTPGFGFETGLVHAVHLAFSGNYRLAAEKLVTGSSFLQAGELLAAGEIRLAPGASYTTPDVIASWGDGLTELSARIHTRLRARATHPTTPRPVTLNTWEAVYFDHDLGRLTALADAAARVGVERYVLDDGWFHGRRDDTAGLGDWWVDSDVWPDGLGPLIDTVTGLGMQFGLWVEPEMVNPDSDLARAHPDWMLQAAGRLPVEGRQQQVLDLSHPNAYAYLLEKLDTLLGEYPIGYLKWDHNRDLVDAGSTRTGAAAVHDNVLALYELLDELKARHPGLEIESCASGGARVDLGILDHTDRIWTSDCIDPIERLTIQKYTGLLVPYELMGAHISGPVSHSTGRRHELSLRAGVALFGHLGIEWDINALSDAEYSELGDWIALYKANRDLLHTGTSVHADHPDPAVDLRGVVAADRSRALFVFTQVAASSFYPVGTLRFPGLDDARRYTVRPLALGSTGTGAGQSALPWIQRPLTLTGRALRTIGLQGPVLFPEHLAVFEITSA is encoded by the coding sequence ATGTCCCAGAGCAACACCGTCGTCCACCTCCGCAACGGCGGCACCAGCGTCATCATCGACGTGGCCGCACCCGCGCTACCCGTCATCGTGCACTGGGGAGCCGACCTGGGCGATCTCGAAGCCGCCGACCTCGACGCCATCGTGCTCGCCTCTCTGCCGCAGCGGGTCTCCGGCGGCCTCGACGAACCTGCCCGTCTCACCCTCGTGCCCCAGGATGCGGCCGGCTGGCAGGGCACCCCCGGCCTGACCGGCAGCCGCGCGGGCCGCTCCTTCTCCCCCCTTCTGTGCACCACGGAGGTCAGTCACACGCCGACCACGCTGTCCGCGCTGGCGACCGACCCCGACGCCAGGCTCACCCTCCGCGCCGAACTGGCCGTCGATGCCGCGGGCATTCTCAGCCAGAACCTCACCCTGACCAACACCGGCGACGACGACTACGACCTCGTCGACCTCACCGTGACCCTGCCGGTGCCCGCAACCGCGACCGAGATCCTCGACACCACCGGCCGACACCTGCGCGAGCGCACCCCGCAGCGCCACGGCTTCACCATCGGCCGGCACCAGCGGGACAGCCGCAAGGGCCGCCCGGGAGCGGACGCGACCCTGCTGCTCGCCGCCGGCACCCCCGGCTTCGGCTTCGAGACCGGCCTCGTGCACGCCGTGCACCTCGCCTTCAGCGGCAACTACCGCCTCGCCGCCGAGAAGCTCGTCACCGGCTCCAGCTTCCTACAGGCCGGCGAACTGCTCGCAGCGGGCGAGATCCGCCTCGCCCCGGGCGCCAGCTACACGACACCCGACGTGATCGCCTCCTGGGGCGACGGGCTCACCGAACTCTCCGCACGCATCCACACCCGCCTGCGGGCCCGCGCTACGCACCCGACCACGCCGCGCCCGGTCACCCTCAACACCTGGGAGGCCGTGTACTTCGACCACGACCTCGGCCGGCTCACGGCGCTGGCGGATGCCGCCGCCCGGGTGGGCGTTGAGCGGTACGTGCTCGACGATGGCTGGTTCCACGGCCGGCGCGACGACACCGCCGGACTCGGCGACTGGTGGGTGGACTCCGACGTGTGGCCCGACGGCCTCGGCCCGCTGATCGACACCGTCACGGGCCTCGGCATGCAGTTCGGCCTCTGGGTCGAACCCGAGATGGTCAACCCCGATTCCGACCTGGCCCGCGCACACCCGGACTGGATGCTGCAGGCCGCCGGCCGGTTGCCCGTGGAGGGCCGGCAGCAGCAGGTGCTCGACCTGTCGCATCCAAATGCCTACGCCTACCTGCTCGAGAAGCTCGACACCCTGCTTGGGGAGTACCCGATCGGGTACCTCAAGTGGGACCACAACCGCGACCTCGTCGACGCCGGCAGCACCCGCACCGGCGCCGCGGCCGTGCACGACAACGTCCTGGCGCTCTACGAGCTGCTCGACGAGCTCAAGGCCCGGCACCCCGGCCTGGAGATCGAGAGCTGCGCCTCGGGCGGCGCCCGCGTCGACCTCGGCATCCTCGATCACACCGACCGTATCTGGACCAGCGACTGCATCGACCCGATCGAGCGTCTCACCATCCAGAAGTACACCGGTCTACTGGTTCCCTACGAGCTGATGGGCGCCCACATCAGCGGCCCCGTCTCGCACTCCACCGGCCGCCGCCACGAGCTCTCGCTGCGGGCCGGCGTGGCCCTCTTCGGCCACCTCGGCATCGAGTGGGACATCAATGCGCTCTCCGACGCCGAGTACAGCGAGCTGGGCGACTGGATCGCCCTGTACAAGGCCAACCGCGACCTTCTCCACACCGGCACCAGCGTGCACGCCGACCACCCCGACCCGGCCGTGGACCTGCGCGGCGTTGTCGCGGCAGACCGCAGCCGCGCTCTCTTCGTGTTCACCCAGGTGGCGGCGAGCAGCTTCTACCCGGTCGGCACTCTCCGCTTCCCGGGCCTCGACGACGCCCGTCGGTACACCGTGAGGCCTCTCGCCCTCGGGTCCACCGGCACCGGCGCTGGCCAGTCGGCGCTGCCCTGGATCCAGCGGCCCCTCACCCTCACCGGACGGGCCCTGCGCACGATCGGCCTGCAGGGTCCGGTTCTTTTCCCCGAACATCTCGCAGTTTTCGAGATCACCTCCGCCTAA
- a CDS encoding ABC transporter substrate-binding protein: MKSPSTIPHPRRRLRRATALVAAAATLAALSGCSAGDDGQVTLNFFQFKPEAVGNFTAIIKDFEAQNPGIRVIQNSVPDPDTAIRTLLVKDKVPDVLTLNANGNYGELARACIFADLGDEQVATTVNPAVQDIVQALGTCSADGADEVNALPFASNASGILYNPEIFAANGVDVPTTWSELIAAADTFQANGVTPFFCTLKDAWTASPAFVNLGGTLMPDGFFDALRAEGSEVSGGAVSFENDFADAAAKEVELFSYCQDNFASRDYNAGNKAFADGESAMYLQGSYAIPAIRANNPDASIGSFPYPVTDDADSRVVVSGVDVGIMIGRNTPHPVEAQKFVDYLMSPDVVTAYSEAQSTFSPLADATPNNDSALAGLEPYFSAGNIIGFIDHQIPAAVPLVNMLQSLVITGNTEAFLEDLDSEWSKVAARTTTQRQGK, translated from the coding sequence ATGAAATCCCCCAGCACCATCCCCCATCCACGGCGACGGCTGCGGCGGGCGACCGCCTTGGTGGCCGCCGCCGCGACGCTGGCGGCGCTGAGCGGATGCTCCGCCGGCGACGACGGTCAGGTCACGCTGAACTTCTTCCAGTTCAAGCCGGAGGCCGTGGGCAATTTCACGGCGATCATCAAGGATTTCGAGGCCCAGAACCCGGGCATCCGGGTCATCCAGAACTCGGTGCCCGACCCGGACACCGCCATCCGCACCCTGCTCGTCAAGGACAAGGTGCCCGATGTGCTCACGCTGAACGCCAACGGCAACTACGGCGAGCTGGCCCGCGCCTGCATCTTCGCCGACCTCGGCGACGAGCAGGTCGCCACAACCGTGAACCCCGCCGTGCAAGACATCGTGCAGGCCCTCGGCACCTGCTCCGCCGACGGCGCTGACGAGGTGAACGCGCTGCCGTTCGCCAGCAACGCCAGCGGCATCCTCTACAACCCCGAGATCTTCGCCGCCAACGGCGTGGACGTCCCCACGACCTGGTCCGAGCTGATCGCGGCCGCCGACACCTTCCAGGCCAACGGGGTCACCCCGTTCTTCTGCACCCTCAAGGATGCCTGGACCGCCTCGCCCGCGTTCGTCAACCTGGGCGGCACCCTCATGCCGGACGGATTCTTCGACGCCCTCCGCGCCGAGGGCTCCGAGGTCTCCGGCGGTGCAGTGTCGTTCGAGAACGACTTCGCGGATGCCGCCGCCAAGGAGGTGGAGCTGTTCAGCTACTGCCAGGACAACTTCGCCAGCCGCGACTACAACGCCGGAAACAAGGCCTTCGCCGACGGAGAATCGGCCATGTACCTCCAGGGCTCCTACGCGATCCCTGCCATTCGCGCCAACAACCCAGACGCCTCCATCGGCTCCTTCCCGTACCCGGTCACCGACGACGCCGATTCCCGCGTCGTGGTCTCCGGGGTCGACGTGGGCATCATGATCGGCCGCAACACCCCGCACCCCGTCGAGGCGCAGAAGTTCGTCGACTACCTCATGTCGCCCGACGTCGTCACCGCCTACTCCGAGGCGCAGAGCACCTTCTCACCGCTGGCGGACGCCACACCCAACAACGACTCCGCCCTGGCCGGCCTCGAACCGTACTTCAGCGCGGGCAACATCATCGGCTTCATCGACCACCAGATCCCCGCCGCGGTGCCGCTGGTCAACATGCTGCAGTCGCTTGTGATCACCGGCAACACCGAGGCCTTCCTCGAGGATCTCGACTCCGAGTGGAGCAAGGTCGCCGCCCGCACCACCACACAGAGACAGGGGAAGTGA
- a CDS encoding carbohydrate ABC transporter permease, whose amino-acid sequence MTDTISRAAKPAAAPKPARARSNIARTPRTFYWMVVPAVVIFFGLHTIPVLSGMFFSLTNYAGYGTWDLVGFSNYINLFQDDRVLNSYGFTFGFAIVSTVLVNVIALAIALGLNSKIKFQAAFRGVFFIPYVLAILIIGYVFNYLFANSFPAIFTALGLPGLSGNLLASPDFAWIGIVITTVWQAAAFNVILYLAGLQTISADLYEAAAIDGASGWRRFRSITFPLIGAYFTINMVLSFKSFLQVFDQIVALTAGGPGTSTESIALVIFRGGFQGGEYGYQMANAVVYLFVIIIVSFLQLRILQRREASFS is encoded by the coding sequence ATGACCGACACGATCTCGCGGGCAGCGAAGCCCGCCGCCGCACCCAAGCCGGCACGCGCCCGGTCGAATATCGCCCGCACGCCCCGCACCTTCTACTGGATGGTCGTGCCGGCCGTCGTGATCTTCTTCGGCCTGCACACCATTCCGGTGCTCTCCGGCATGTTCTTCAGCCTCACCAACTACGCCGGCTACGGCACCTGGGACCTGGTCGGCTTCTCCAACTACATCAACCTGTTCCAGGACGACCGGGTGCTCAACTCCTACGGGTTCACCTTCGGCTTCGCCATCGTCTCGACCGTGCTGGTGAACGTGATCGCGTTGGCGATCGCGCTGGGCTTGAACTCCAAGATCAAGTTCCAGGCGGCGTTCCGCGGGGTGTTCTTCATCCCCTATGTGCTCGCGATCCTGATCATCGGCTACGTGTTCAACTACCTGTTCGCCAACTCGTTCCCGGCGATCTTCACGGCGCTGGGCCTGCCGGGCCTGTCGGGCAACCTGCTGGCCAGCCCCGACTTCGCCTGGATCGGCATCGTCATCACCACGGTCTGGCAGGCGGCGGCGTTCAACGTCATCCTCTACCTGGCCGGCCTGCAGACGATCTCCGCCGATCTCTACGAGGCCGCCGCCATCGACGGCGCGAGTGGTTGGCGCCGGTTCCGGTCGATCACCTTCCCGCTGATCGGCGCGTACTTCACCATCAACATGGTGCTGTCGTTCAAGTCGTTCCTGCAGGTCTTCGACCAGATCGTGGCCCTCACCGCTGGAGGCCCGGGCACGTCCACCGAATCCATCGCCCTGGTCATCTTCCGAGGCGGCTTCCAGGGCGGCGAATACGGCTACCAGATGGCCAACGCCGTTGTGTACCTCTTCGTCATCATCATCGTTTCATTTCTCCAGCTGCGCATCCTGCAGCGCCGGGAGGCGAGCTTCTCATGA
- a CDS encoding carbohydrate ABC transporter permease: MTDTLTSTTAPLPEPPDAPTRAPRTRRRLDGGNGGTNWWLTALIAVCSLTVLIPLYFTVVTALKTPDQLGGTGFELPTSIRWENFADAYQLTNFPRALLNTALITVGAVFLTLLTNSLVAYAIARNMHKKFFKGLYFYFLAAIFVPFPIIMLPVVKETALLGLDTPVGLILLYTVYGLSFNIFIFVAYINSIPVELEEAARLDGASTWGVFWKVIFPLLSPMNATVGILTCVWAWNDFLLPLVVLSDPSAQTLPLAQFIFQGQFNTNYPVAFASYLMALAPLLIVYVIAQKWVVSGVTRGSVK, translated from the coding sequence ATGACCGACACACTCACCAGCACCACGGCCCCACTGCCCGAGCCGCCGGATGCGCCCACCCGCGCCCCGCGCACCCGCCGACGACTCGACGGCGGCAACGGCGGCACCAACTGGTGGCTCACCGCTCTGATCGCGGTGTGCTCCCTCACCGTGCTCATCCCGCTGTACTTCACCGTGGTCACCGCGCTCAAGACGCCCGACCAGCTCGGCGGCACCGGGTTCGAACTGCCCACCAGCATCCGCTGGGAGAATTTCGCGGATGCCTACCAGCTGACGAACTTCCCCCGGGCGCTGCTGAACACGGCCCTGATCACGGTGGGCGCGGTCTTCCTCACCCTGCTGACCAACTCGCTGGTGGCCTATGCGATCGCCCGCAACATGCACAAGAAGTTCTTCAAGGGGCTGTATTTCTACTTCCTCGCGGCGATCTTCGTGCCGTTCCCGATCATCATGCTGCCGGTGGTGAAGGAGACCGCGCTGCTCGGCCTGGACACCCCGGTGGGCCTGATCCTGCTGTACACGGTCTACGGACTCTCGTTCAACATCTTCATCTTCGTGGCCTATATCAACTCCATCCCGGTGGAGCTCGAGGAGGCGGCGCGGCTGGACGGTGCGAGCACGTGGGGTGTGTTCTGGAAGGTGATCTTCCCGCTGCTCTCCCCCATGAACGCCACGGTCGGCATCCTCACCTGCGTGTGGGCGTGGAACGACTTCCTGCTCCCCCTGGTGGTGCTCTCCGACCCATCGGCACAGACCCTGCCGCTGGCGCAGTTCATTTTCCAGGGTCAGTTCAACACCAACTACCCGGTGGCGTTCGCCTCCTACCTGATGGCATTGGCGCCGCTGCTGATCGTCTACGTCATCGCCCAGAAGTGGGTGGTGAGCGGGGTCACCCGCGGTTCGGTGAAATAG
- a CDS encoding TetR/AcrR family transcriptional regulator codes for MPTPDRTSLDAIVLAASDLLEQNGLAGVTMQAVAQQVGVRAPSLYKRVPSRERLIQLVAETTITKLAGRLDAAVGPVELANALRAIGHERPAAFQLIMTPGPGVPAVGDEFVRAASAAILRVADELAGEEHALEAARTFTAWAAGFITMELNGGFNLGGDVETAWQYGVDRIVQAITATREAPVC; via the coding sequence ATGCCCACGCCTGACCGAACCTCCCTTGACGCCATCGTGCTCGCCGCTTCTGACCTGCTCGAGCAGAACGGGCTCGCGGGGGTGACCATGCAGGCCGTCGCCCAGCAAGTCGGCGTGCGGGCGCCGTCGCTGTACAAGCGAGTGCCCAGCCGGGAACGGCTGATCCAGTTGGTCGCGGAGACGACAATCACCAAGCTCGCCGGCAGGCTGGATGCGGCCGTCGGGCCGGTCGAGTTGGCCAACGCCCTGCGCGCGATCGGCCATGAGCGGCCCGCCGCCTTTCAGCTGATCATGACGCCAGGGCCCGGCGTGCCCGCGGTCGGAGACGAATTCGTTCGGGCTGCGAGTGCGGCCATCCTGCGCGTCGCCGATGAACTGGCGGGCGAGGAACATGCCCTCGAGGCGGCGCGCACCTTCACCGCGTGGGCGGCCGGCTTCATCACCATGGAGCTGAACGGCGGGTTCAACCTGGGCGGCGACGTTGAGACGGCCTGGCAATACGGGGTCGACCGGATTGTCCAGGCGATCACGGCCACGCGGGAAGCGCCCGTCTGCTGA
- a CDS encoding MBL fold metallo-hydrolase — protein sequence MKLGPHLHRIGNDIVAVYLVDTVEGVTVIDAGLPGLWRELLTELSSMGRTLADVKGVILTHGDGDHVGFAERLRRDHGVPVFVHPGDADRAKGGKKPANAKQSMKLGPLLGFIGYSLRKGGIRATYLTEVTLAHDGETLDLPGAPRIIALPGHSAGSIAIHVPLADAVFVGDGLTTRHVLTGQVGPQPAPFTDEPGQAIASLRSLLPTGATWVLPGHGAPWNGGIAAAVAAVETAAHA from the coding sequence ATGAAACTCGGACCTCACCTTCACCGCATCGGCAACGACATCGTGGCCGTCTACCTCGTCGACACCGTCGAGGGGGTCACCGTCATTGACGCTGGCCTACCCGGTCTCTGGCGGGAGCTGCTCACCGAACTCTCCTCGATGGGTCGCACCCTCGCCGACGTCAAGGGCGTCATCCTCACCCACGGTGACGGCGATCATGTCGGCTTCGCCGAACGCCTGCGCCGCGATCACGGAGTGCCCGTCTTCGTGCACCCCGGTGACGCCGACCGCGCGAAGGGCGGCAAGAAGCCGGCCAACGCCAAACAGTCGATGAAACTCGGCCCCCTACTAGGGTTCATCGGCTACTCCCTCCGCAAAGGCGGGATACGCGCGACCTACCTCACCGAGGTCACCCTTGCGCATGACGGCGAGACTCTCGACCTGCCCGGCGCACCCCGGATCATCGCGCTGCCGGGTCACTCGGCCGGGAGCATCGCGATCCACGTTCCCCTCGCCGACGCCGTATTCGTCGGCGACGGTCTCACCACCCGCCACGTGCTCACCGGCCAGGTGGGCCCCCAGCCGGCGCCGTTCACCGACGAACCCGGCCAAGCGATCGCCTCGCTCCGATCCCTGCTGCCCACCGGCGCCACGTGGGTGCTGCCCGGCCACGGCGCACCGTGGAACGGAGGGATCGCCGCAGCGGTCGCCGCGGTCGAAACGGCGGCGCACGCCTGA
- a CDS encoding YdeI family protein, with the protein MAGPTTAPRVHAETRAQWRLWLLEHHAHEKAVWLVSWKKATGRPSVGYDDAVSEALCVGWVDSKPQKLDDERTMLYFSPRKPTSDWSRPNKIRVETLRAAGLLLPAGEAVIARAINNGSWTLLDDVEDLIVPADLDEAFSEKPPARANWDRFPPSARRGILEWIVQAKRPQTRAARILETAERASLNQRAAQWTRKADV; encoded by the coding sequence GTGGCTGGCCCGACCACAGCGCCGCGGGTTCATGCGGAGACTCGCGCTCAGTGGCGTCTGTGGTTACTCGAACACCACGCACACGAAAAAGCCGTCTGGCTGGTGTCGTGGAAGAAAGCCACGGGCCGGCCCTCGGTCGGCTACGACGACGCCGTATCAGAGGCGCTCTGTGTCGGCTGGGTGGACAGCAAGCCGCAGAAACTCGACGATGAGCGAACGATGCTCTATTTCTCTCCACGGAAACCGACGAGTGACTGGTCCCGGCCGAACAAGATCCGGGTGGAAACGCTCCGTGCAGCCGGACTCCTGCTTCCCGCCGGTGAAGCGGTGATCGCGCGGGCGATCAACAACGGCTCATGGACGCTGCTTGATGATGTCGAGGACCTGATTGTTCCAGCGGACCTCGACGAGGCGTTCAGCGAGAAGCCTCCCGCACGGGCGAACTGGGACCGGTTCCCCCCGTCCGCCCGCCGCGGCATCCTCGAATGGATCGTCCAAGCCAAACGACCCCAAACCCGAGCCGCTCGGATCCTCGAAACGGCAGAGCGTGCCTCCCTCAACCAACGCGCAGCCCAATGGACGCGGAAGGCCGACGTCTGA
- a CDS encoding siderophore-interacting protein translates to MTSPTATPTPATRIAPARPARPQVTLQVVRRQQLSAHLVRIVLSGDEFDDFVTNESTDKYVKIYFTKPELDLAAPFDLTELRKTLAPDDLPVTRTYTVRDVDSEARTLTIDFVVHGDTGLAGPWANSAQPGDLLTLSAPGGGYAPDPASDWHLFAGDQSALPAIASALAALPGTASGLAFIQVPDASEVLPLDAPPSLQIRWLFGDDPAILVREVDAATWLPGRPQIFAHGERSAMKGLREVFAGRGVHKSELSLSGYWALGRTEDRFQAEKREPVGVILPVPG, encoded by the coding sequence ATGACTTCCCCCACCGCCACTCCCACGCCCGCCACCCGGATCGCTCCCGCCCGCCCCGCCCGGCCCCAGGTCACCCTCCAGGTCGTGCGCCGGCAACAGCTCAGCGCCCACCTGGTGCGGATCGTGCTCTCCGGGGACGAGTTCGACGACTTCGTCACCAATGAGTCGACCGACAAGTACGTGAAGATCTACTTCACCAAGCCCGAACTGGACCTCGCTGCCCCCTTCGATCTCACCGAGCTGCGCAAGACGCTGGCCCCGGACGACCTGCCCGTGACCCGCACCTACACAGTCAGGGACGTCGACTCGGAAGCTCGCACGCTCACCATCGACTTCGTCGTACACGGAGACACCGGACTTGCCGGCCCGTGGGCGAACTCGGCCCAGCCCGGCGACCTCCTCACCCTCTCCGCCCCCGGCGGCGGCTACGCGCCCGATCCGGCATCCGACTGGCACCTTTTCGCTGGCGACCAGTCGGCGCTGCCGGCCATCGCCTCGGCCCTGGCCGCGTTGCCCGGCACCGCGTCGGGCCTCGCCTTCATCCAGGTGCCCGACGCCAGCGAGGTCCTCCCCCTCGATGCCCCGCCGTCGCTGCAGATCCGCTGGCTGTTCGGCGACGACCCGGCCATCCTCGTGCGAGAGGTGGATGCGGCCACCTGGCTTCCCGGTCGCCCGCAGATCTTCGCCCACGGCGAGCGCTCCGCGATGAAGGGACTGCGCGAGGTGTTCGCCGGGCGCGGGGTGCACAAGTCCGAACTCTCCCTCTCGGGCTACTGGGCCTTGGGCCGCACCGAGGACCGTTTCCAGGCCGAGAAGCGCGAACCCGTCGGCGTGATCCTGCCGGTTCCGGGCTAG
- the murJ gene encoding murein biosynthesis integral membrane protein MurJ, producing MSVRRSIGSMMVATFVSRGLGFVKTILLVAAIGATSDYAGGQAFETANTAPTYLFALIAGGVLGAVLVPQIVRNLDAGPVGRENTDRLLTVVLVGGAAATVLLTLCAPAIVGIYTVGWSDEWRTLATSMAYWCLPQLFFLIAFAVLSQMLNARGVFGAPAWAPAISNLIGIAGILVFLLALPSGLGDAASWSPLMIAVLAGSATLAIAVQALLLIIPLRQIGFRMRFRWGVGGLGQMSTLAGWTLLGVVAGQAAYLVTANVANNAGHTLNRLGVDGASLNSLSLAYLLVLLPHGIVTVSLTTALYTRMSGLAGRNDLAETDKLSSVATRPVAYVSIAAAALFVAVGPLLTQLIFGSAVVGHVLGVLSLGLVGFSQAYVLNRTSFALQDARGPFCTQLVIAGLSAAGSAAALLLRPEFTVLGIAAGISVANLAGWLTAHLALRRTFRMRGHLPARRPHEVLYYLRLLAAAAVSAAAGSILLGAVGTPAGFVGQAALLAGAGAGVAAIFAGLSRLLGDRSWDGIRRR from the coding sequence GTGAGCGTGCGACGTTCGATCGGATCGATGATGGTCGCGACCTTTGTGTCGCGGGGCCTGGGGTTCGTGAAGACGATTCTGCTCGTCGCTGCCATCGGCGCGACGAGCGACTACGCGGGCGGCCAAGCCTTCGAGACCGCGAACACGGCCCCCACGTATCTCTTCGCACTGATCGCCGGCGGTGTGCTCGGTGCGGTGCTCGTGCCCCAGATCGTGCGGAACCTGGACGCCGGGCCCGTCGGCCGGGAGAACACCGACCGGCTACTCACCGTGGTGCTCGTGGGCGGCGCCGCCGCCACAGTGCTGCTCACCCTCTGTGCCCCGGCCATCGTGGGGATCTATACGGTGGGTTGGTCGGACGAGTGGCGCACCCTCGCGACCTCAATGGCCTACTGGTGCCTGCCGCAGCTGTTCTTCCTGATCGCCTTCGCCGTGTTGTCCCAGATGCTGAACGCCCGCGGCGTCTTCGGCGCCCCCGCGTGGGCGCCCGCGATCTCCAATCTGATCGGTATCGCCGGCATTCTGGTGTTCCTGCTGGCGCTGCCGTCCGGGCTGGGCGACGCCGCGTCGTGGAGCCCCCTCATGATCGCGGTGCTCGCGGGCTCCGCCACCCTCGCCATCGCGGTGCAGGCGCTGCTCCTGATCATTCCGCTGCGGCAGATCGGTTTCCGGATGCGATTCCGGTGGGGCGTCGGCGGGCTCGGCCAGATGTCGACCCTGGCAGGCTGGACGCTGCTCGGCGTCGTGGCCGGCCAGGCGGCTTATCTGGTCACCGCCAACGTCGCCAACAATGCGGGGCACACCCTCAACCGGTTGGGGGTGGACGGGGCCAGCCTGAACTCGCTCTCGCTCGCCTACCTCCTGGTGCTGCTGCCCCATGGCATCGTCACGGTGTCCTTGACCACGGCGCTCTATACCCGGATGAGCGGACTGGCCGGCCGGAACGATCTGGCGGAGACCGACAAGCTTTCGTCGGTGGCGACCCGGCCGGTCGCCTACGTGTCGATCGCCGCTGCTGCCCTCTTCGTGGCCGTGGGGCCGCTGCTCACCCAGCTGATCTTCGGTAGCGCGGTGGTCGGGCATGTTCTCGGGGTGCTATCACTCGGGCTGGTGGGCTTCAGCCAGGCCTACGTGCTCAACCGCACGTCTTTCGCCCTGCAGGATGCTCGGGGGCCGTTCTGCACCCAACTCGTCATCGCCGGGCTCTCCGCGGCCGGATCGGCGGCGGCCCTGCTGCTGCGGCCGGAGTTCACCGTGCTCGGCATCGCGGCGGGCATCTCCGTCGCCAACCTCGCCGGCTGGCTGACCGCCCACCTCGCGCTCCGACGCACCTTCCGGATGCGCGGCCACCTGCCCGCGCGACGACCGCACGAGGTCCTGTACTACCTGCGGCTTCTCGCCGCCGCCGCGGTCAGCGCCGCGGCCGGGTCCATACTGCTCGGGGCCGTCGGTACTCCGGCGGGCTTCGTCGGCCAGGCTGCGCTGCTGGCGGGGGCGGGTGCCGGGGTCGCGGCCATCTTCGCGGGGCTTTCCCGGCTGCTCGGCGATCGCAGCTGGGACGGCATCCGTCGGCGGTAA